A section of the Nitrospirae bacterium CG2_30_53_67 genome encodes:
- a CDS encoding Fe-S cluster assembly scaffold protein NifU — MEYSEKVMDHFMNPRNVGEMEDASGIGEVGNPKCGDVMRFYLKIKDGVIEDAKFKTFGCGAAIATSSMATEMVKGKTIEDAIKITNKVVADALGGLPPIKMHCSVLAEEALESALTDYFKKQGEPEDKVKKLKAEAGIMDHDH; from the coding sequence ATGGAATACAGTGAAAAAGTCATGGACCACTTCATGAATCCGAGGAATGTCGGAGAGATGGAGGACGCCTCTGGAATCGGCGAGGTGGGAAATCCCAAATGCGGCGATGTGATGCGGTTTTATCTCAAGATCAAGGACGGGGTGATTGAAGACGCCAAGTTCAAGACCTTCGGATGCGGCGCGGCCATTGCCACCAGCAGTATGGCCACGGAGATGGTCAAGGGCAAGACCATCGAGGATGCCATCAAGATCACCAACAAGGTCGTGGCCGATGCCCTCGGCGGGCTCCCGCCGATCAAGATGCACTGCTCGGTCCTGGCCGAGGAGGCCCTGGAGTCTGCGCTCACCGATTATTTCAAGAAACAGGGAGAACCCGAAGACAAGGTCAAGAAACTCAAAGCCGAGGCCGGTATCATGGACCATGATCATTAA